In a genomic window of Flavobacterium sp. KACC 22761:
- a CDS encoding M15 family metallopeptidase — protein MKQFLFLVLIFQNAFSQEIPLNVQKLIKAYPDQIVGYNDNKIIFSDKSSLIYDDFKNKTNQELLDNPDIEDQFRFVYTKGAKSLIPKEDPGRIRNEDFFKKIYGNSKSEVESKMTEIIWCPKLVNQKVKITTVNGIDKIIKKLSSELDNNPEFKKYITDIGGTFNWRKISGTNRLSMHSFGMTIDINVKNSSYWQWDCKCKNEEAALSYKNQIPLKLVSIFEKYGFIWGGNWKHYDTMHFEYRPELLL, from the coding sequence ATGAAACAATTCCTTTTTTTAGTCCTCATATTTCAAAATGCTTTTTCTCAAGAAATTCCATTGAATGTTCAAAAATTAATTAAAGCATATCCAGATCAAATTGTTGGTTACAACGACAATAAAATTATTTTTAGTGACAAATCAAGCTTGATTTATGATGATTTTAAAAATAAAACGAATCAAGAATTATTAGATAATCCTGATATTGAGGATCAATTTAGGTTTGTTTATACTAAAGGAGCTAAAAGTTTAATTCCAAAGGAAGATCCAGGAAGAATTCGAAATGAAGATTTTTTTAAGAAAATTTACGGAAATTCAAAATCAGAAGTTGAATCAAAAATGACTGAAATTATTTGGTGCCCGAAATTAGTCAATCAAAAAGTTAAAATAACAACCGTAAATGGAATTGATAAAATAATAAAAAAACTCTCATCAGAATTAGATAATAATCCAGAATTTAAAAAATACATTACTGATATTGGAGGTACATTTAATTGGAGAAAAATTTCAGGAACAAACCGATTGAGTATGCATAGTTTCGGAATGACAATAGATATTAATGTCAAAAATTCTAGTTATTGGCAATGGGATTGTAAATGTAAAAATGAAGAAGCTGCTCTTTCGTATAAAAATCAAATTCCCCTCAAGCTAGTTTCAATTTTTGAAAAATATGGCTTTATTTGGGGAGGAAATTGGAAACATTATGACACAATGCACTTTGAGTATCGACCTGAACTTTTGTTATAA
- a CDS encoding glycoside hydrolase family 68 protein, with amino-acid sequence MRLVALHLFLFITTISFAQEADIQLKNVSDTILNTKRTLKIADPFNVETAMLKLFPGKIYHYADKNTFISWKCKSCKPAPFLDVNGTEGDQLFPYTEGVATRLLENIDYSDSQGNQYKLLFFNHSNHDEDGLQTGRFSGGLVGVAKFAKNEKIWEMKSFQPAIAAFGSFSQAPKPKLVEIGENQYAFTIWHTNGGPGAPYNGYLYLIAGFDGKYQPLMDVDYYTLSNSPSTNWSSSYTVVTDNNKKFFRDFIIKTTGSYKKAKNTEDDYEVDLPEEFATIAKTKKQFDFVIERRFEFKGKFYKMTGKPIVKISNAK; translated from the coding sequence ATGCGCCTTGTAGCTTTACATTTATTTCTTTTCATAACAACTATTTCATTCGCACAAGAAGCTGACATCCAGCTAAAAAATGTTAGCGACACTATTTTAAATACCAAAAGAACACTAAAAATTGCCGATCCATTTAATGTGGAAACTGCAATGTTGAAATTATTTCCAGGAAAAATATACCATTACGCTGATAAAAACACTTTTATAAGTTGGAAATGTAAATCTTGCAAACCTGCTCCTTTTTTGGATGTAAATGGCACTGAAGGCGATCAGTTATTTCCATATACCGAAGGTGTTGCAACAAGACTTCTTGAAAACATTGATTATTCCGACTCTCAGGGAAATCAATACAAGTTGCTTTTCTTTAATCATTCTAATCACGACGAAGACGGACTGCAAACAGGCCGTTTTTCTGGAGGTCTTGTCGGTGTTGCTAAATTTGCCAAAAACGAAAAGATTTGGGAAATGAAGTCATTTCAGCCTGCTATTGCGGCATTTGGTTCATTTTCTCAAGCACCAAAACCCAAACTTGTAGAAATTGGAGAAAATCAATATGCTTTCACAATTTGGCATACTAATGGAGGCCCTGGCGCGCCATATAATGGCTATTTATATTTAATTGCAGGATTTGACGGCAAATATCAACCATTAATGGACGTAGATTACTATACGCTTTCCAATAGTCCAAGTACAAACTGGTCAAGTTCCTACACTGTAGTAACAGATAACAACAAAAAGTTTTTTAGGGATTTTATAATCAAAACAACGGGTTCTTATAAAAAAGCAAAAAACACAGAAGACGATTACGAAGTTGATTTGCCAGAAGAGTTCGCTACCATAGCCAAAACCAAAAAACAATTTGATTTTGTAATTGAACGACGTTTTGAATTCAAAGGAAAATTCTATAAAATGACAGGAAAACCAATTGTAAAAATTTCTAATGCCAAGTGA
- a CDS encoding DUF4846 domain-containing protein produces MKVKFFFVVAILMVIFCFFSFSEINNTNKNNLSENTIQQRFQLPQGFVREEESKTSFDFFLRNLPLKPLGSNVLYFDGTIKPNRNVYEAVVDLPIGKQDLHQCADAVMRLRADYFYSQKQYDKIHFNFTNGFRADFSKWAEGYRIAVKGNKTSWVKTAKPSDSYETYWKYLETVFMYAGTASLEKELKPINVLDIKIGDVFIKGGFPGHAVIVVDMAVNPKNNQKIMLLAQSYMPAQEIQVLKNPNNSSLSPWYAVDSGTSVKTPEWTFSSSQLKRF; encoded by the coding sequence ATGAAAGTTAAATTCTTCTTTGTTGTAGCAATTTTGATGGTAATTTTTTGTTTTTTTTCATTTTCAGAGATAAATAATACCAACAAAAACAATCTTTCGGAAAACACGATTCAGCAACGTTTTCAATTACCTCAGGGATTTGTGAGAGAAGAGGAATCTAAAACTTCGTTTGACTTTTTTTTACGAAATCTTCCATTAAAACCCTTGGGTTCAAATGTTTTGTATTTTGATGGAACTATAAAGCCAAATCGAAACGTTTATGAAGCGGTTGTGGATTTGCCCATTGGAAAACAGGATTTGCATCAATGTGCCGATGCCGTGATGCGTTTGCGAGCAGATTATTTTTATAGCCAAAAACAGTACGATAAAATACATTTTAATTTTACAAATGGTTTTCGAGCTGATTTTAGTAAATGGGCCGAAGGTTACAGAATTGCAGTTAAAGGCAACAAAACGAGTTGGGTTAAAACTGCAAAACCATCTGACAGTTATGAAACGTATTGGAAATACTTAGAGACGGTTTTTATGTATGCAGGAACGGCTTCGCTAGAAAAAGAACTGAAGCCAATCAATGTTTTAGACATAAAAATAGGTGATGTTTTTATAAAAGGAGGTTTTCCAGGTCACGCTGTTATTGTGGTTGATATGGCTGTGAATCCAAAAAACAATCAAAAAATTATGCTTTTAGCACAAAGTTATATGCCAGCACAGGAAATTCAAGTATTGAAAAATCCAAATAATAGTTCGTTGAGTCCTTGGTACGCTGTCGATTCTGGAACTTCTGTGAAAACTCCTGAATGGACTTTTAGTTCTTCACAATTAAAACGTTTTTAA
- a CDS encoding DUF4302 domain-containing protein: MKAKNILKYLVLILISLQFFGCSSTDAEQKFDQTPTERLNAQKKELADLLLTSEYGWKAVYFTDNTLLGGYTHLFKFAADGTVQMASDFDSDTNTYKSEYAVQLGSTVSLTFTTKNRIHLLSDSESYPIDVLRGKGYLGDFQFLYYGQENGEIIFKTNRTVQELRFVKANAADWANLPKHTIMEQNVIGSDARPLFRLLETNDGTTKHQFDFNFAVETRFAEANSLESGFAMTYDMGIAYTPDGIIVSPAVQVGSQKLSVFKYNDTDGSFTATGTGGVSATIKYSTKPLIITEDYKALLDGKPQMVIGYIAANLYTAPTTSKYCKALLDKANATLPVNQKISRIQIYFNSPFGNYIEYRFGGGKPTVYHNFTTTEDATNKTLILNHDSWDNGSAYIPAPAFLKELDDEFMNPKGLYIKKESFKITYSNTIWTLTSATSNFRITTYQLN; this comes from the coding sequence ATGAAAGCAAAAAATATATTGAAATATCTGGTTTTGATACTAATTTCATTGCAGTTCTTCGGTTGTAGCAGTACCGATGCAGAACAAAAATTTGATCAAACACCAACGGAGAGATTAAATGCACAGAAAAAAGAATTAGCTGATCTTTTGCTTACTTCTGAATACGGATGGAAAGCAGTTTATTTTACAGATAATACCCTTTTAGGCGGTTATACACATTTGTTCAAATTTGCTGCTGACGGAACTGTCCAAATGGCATCAGATTTTGACAGCGACACCAATACATACAAAAGTGAATATGCCGTACAATTAGGAAGCACAGTAAGTTTGACCTTTACTACCAAAAACAGGATTCACCTTTTGTCTGATTCAGAAAGTTATCCAATTGATGTATTGCGTGGAAAAGGATATTTAGGCGATTTTCAGTTTCTGTATTACGGACAAGAAAATGGTGAAATCATTTTCAAAACAAACAGAACTGTTCAAGAACTTCGTTTTGTGAAAGCAAATGCCGCTGATTGGGCAAATCTTCCAAAACATACTATAATGGAACAAAATGTTATTGGTTCAGATGCACGCCCATTATTTAGATTGTTAGAAACGAATGATGGAACAACAAAACATCAGTTTGATTTTAATTTTGCTGTTGAAACCAGATTTGCCGAGGCTAATTCATTGGAATCAGGATTTGCTATGACCTATGATATGGGAATCGCATACACGCCTGACGGAATTATTGTAAGTCCGGCTGTGCAAGTTGGAAGCCAAAAATTATCTGTATTTAAATATAATGATACCGATGGAAGTTTTACAGCTACTGGAACTGGAGGCGTAAGTGCAACCATAAAATACAGCACTAAACCTTTAATTATTACAGAGGATTACAAAGCATTATTAGATGGGAAGCCACAAATGGTAATCGGTTATATCGCTGCAAATTTATATACAGCGCCAACAACTTCTAAATATTGCAAAGCATTATTAGATAAAGCGAATGCAACGCTTCCAGTAAATCAGAAAATCAGCAGAATACAAATTTATTTTAATTCTCCATTTGGAAATTACATTGAATATCGTTTTGGTGGAGGAAAACCTACCGTTTATCACAACTTTACTACTACTGAAGATGCAACAAATAAGACACTAATTCTAAATCACGATTCATGGGATAATGGAAGCGCTTATATTCCGGCACCGGCTTTCTTAAAAGAACTTGATGATGAATTTATGAATCCTAAAGGATTGTACATCAAGAAGGAAAGTTTCAAAATAACATATAGTAATACTATTTGGACGCTTACAAGTGCAACGTCAAACTTTAGGATTACTACATATCAACTTAATTAG
- a CDS encoding zinc dependent phospholipase C family protein, producing the protein MKNFRMRPRLIALFALIIGFFTLSWGIVGHERINKAAVMALPKQVQVFFYNHIDFITQEASVPDIRKYALNYKEENGRHYFDMENFGPVESLPQTLEEAKQKYDAKFLNDNGILPWYIEEMMAKLTKAFKDKNRAEILFLAADLGHYIGDAHMPLHTSANHDGQLSDQKGIHSLWESRLPELFAKNYKYNVPEAQYYEDVHKATWAMINDTHSLVKPLLDIDKKLRTSTPEDGVFKKDAEGKILKTKYNTAVFSEEYAEKLHKDLNGMVESQMRKAIAATASFWYTAWVNAGKPDLSTLDAPAVTQRNYPFLQEDLKLYQKGDLFGMKNQND; encoded by the coding sequence ATGAAAAACTTCAGAATGAGACCAAGGTTAATTGCCTTATTTGCTTTAATTATTGGTTTTTTTACTTTATCATGGGGTATTGTTGGCCATGAAAGAATCAACAAAGCAGCTGTAATGGCTTTGCCAAAACAAGTACAAGTATTCTTTTACAATCACATTGATTTTATTACTCAGGAAGCTTCAGTTCCAGACATCCGCAAATATGCCTTAAATTACAAAGAGGAAAATGGGAGACATTATTTTGATATGGAAAATTTTGGACCTGTTGAGAGTTTGCCACAGACATTAGAAGAAGCAAAACAAAAATATGATGCTAAGTTTTTGAATGACAACGGAATTTTGCCTTGGTACATTGAAGAAATGATGGCAAAGTTGACAAAAGCTTTTAAAGATAAAAACAGAGCTGAAATTTTGTTTCTTGCTGCAGATTTAGGTCATTATATTGGAGATGCGCATATGCCTTTGCATACTTCTGCAAATCATGATGGTCAATTAAGTGATCAAAAAGGAATTCACTCACTTTGGGAAAGCCGTTTACCTGAATTATTTGCGAAAAATTACAAGTATAATGTTCCTGAGGCACAATATTATGAAGATGTTCATAAGGCAACTTGGGCTATGATTAATGATACGCACAGCCTGGTTAAGCCTTTATTAGATATTGATAAAAAATTGAGAACTTCGACTCCGGAAGATGGTGTGTTCAAAAAAGATGCTGAAGGCAAAATTTTGAAAACAAAATACAACACTGCTGTTTTCTCTGAAGAATATGCTGAGAAATTGCACAAAGATTTGAATGGAATGGTTGAGTCTCAAATGAGAAAAGCAATCGCTGCAACAGCAAGTTTTTGGTACACAGCGTGGGTAAATGCAGGGAAGCCAGATTTAAGCACTTTGGATGCTCCAGCTGTTACACAAAGAAATTATCCTTTCTTACAAGAAGATTTGAAACTATATCAAAAAGGTGATTTATTTGGAATGAAGAATCAAAACGATTAA
- a CDS encoding LTA synthase family protein, protein MVFYKKFSPFYNLAIFYFLISFLLRIVLFFHPITQSSFTIVESLKIFSLGLISDFFVFVLASGFLWLYLIFISNAKYNKPYGYIILGGFVALLLYIASGKSIFDEYGGALPRIVLIFVGIKTLLFALLLFLPKWRDKIRYWLFAFVIFLYVLLILQNGLSEYFFWNEFGVKYNFIAVNYLIYTNEVIGNIMQSYPVVPIFSVLFIVTATITYFILQRSKNYIEDIPNVGEKLKISGVYLSLFLISLFAVPTMSKTENSKNVFVNELQSNGIYKFYLAFQNNKLDYFKFYKTLPNDQAFANLKENFPNISGENTTRKIAGDSIEIRKNVVLITIESYSADFMKAYGNKQNITPFLDSLAQKSLQFTNLYAAGNRTVRGLEAVTLCLPPTAGESVVKREDNKNKFSTGSVFKEKGYNVKFMYGGDAFFDNMRDFYSGNGYQIVDKSSFSPEEITFSNVWGVCDEDMYNKAIKVMNAEAKENKPFFNHIMTVSNHRPFTYPNNKIDIPGDIKSREGGVKYTDFALRKFFEMASKQPWFNNTVFVIVADHCASSAGKTQLPLDKYRIPAFIYQPNQKPAQYNQLMSQIDLMPTLFGMLHFDYESKFFGQDVFKADYKPRAFIATYQDLGLIKDNVLTILSPKQVVKQYALKVKPTAGVAPEFQIMYEESPLKVEKTDLVNDAISFYQSASYLLKEKQYQLNNFKVKNAKLYATEKL, encoded by the coding sequence ATGGTTTTTTATAAGAAGTTTTCACCTTTTTACAATCTCGCAATTTTCTATTTTCTAATTAGTTTCTTATTGCGAATTGTGCTTTTTTTCCACCCAATCACGCAAAGCTCCTTTACAATTGTTGAAAGTTTGAAGATTTTCAGCTTAGGATTAATTTCTGATTTTTTTGTTTTTGTATTGGCAAGTGGATTTTTATGGCTTTATTTGATTTTCATTTCTAATGCAAAATACAACAAACCTTACGGATATATCATTCTTGGTGGTTTTGTTGCTTTACTTTTATATATCGCTTCAGGAAAAAGCATATTTGATGAATATGGCGGTGCTTTGCCACGAATTGTTTTAATATTTGTTGGAATAAAAACACTTCTTTTCGCTTTGTTGCTTTTTCTTCCAAAATGGAGAGACAAAATCAGATACTGGTTATTTGCTTTTGTTATTTTTCTTTACGTTTTATTGATTCTTCAAAATGGATTGAGTGAATATTTCTTTTGGAATGAATTTGGAGTAAAATACAACTTTATTGCCGTTAATTATTTGATTTACACAAATGAAGTCATTGGAAATATCATGCAGTCCTACCCTGTTGTTCCTATTTTTTCAGTTCTTTTTATTGTAACTGCTACGATTACGTATTTTATTTTACAAAGATCCAAAAATTATATTGAAGATATTCCGAATGTGGGTGAAAAATTAAAAATTTCAGGAGTTTATTTAAGCTTATTTCTGATTTCTTTATTTGCAGTTCCAACGATGTCAAAAACAGAAAACTCTAAAAATGTTTTTGTCAACGAATTGCAATCCAACGGTATATATAAATTTTACTTGGCTTTCCAAAACAACAAATTAGATTATTTCAAGTTTTATAAAACATTGCCAAATGATCAAGCATTTGCTAATCTAAAAGAAAATTTCCCTAATATTTCGGGCGAAAATACTACGAGAAAAATTGCTGGTGATTCTATTGAAATTCGCAAAAACGTTGTTTTGATTACAATCGAAAGCTATAGTGCCGATTTTATGAAAGCTTACGGAAATAAGCAAAACATTACGCCTTTCCTAGATAGCTTAGCGCAAAAAAGTTTACAGTTTACTAATTTATATGCAGCCGGTAACCGAACTGTTAGAGGTCTAGAAGCAGTAACTTTATGTTTGCCTCCAACTGCGGGCGAAAGCGTTGTAAAACGTGAAGACAACAAAAACAAGTTTTCAACTGGATCTGTTTTCAAAGAAAAAGGATACAATGTAAAATTCATGTACGGAGGCGATGCTTTTTTTGACAATATGAGAGATTTTTATTCTGGAAACGGCTATCAAATTGTAGACAAATCAAGCTTTTCGCCAGAAGAAATTACGTTTTCAAATGTTTGGGGAGTTTGCGATGAAGATATGTACAACAAAGCAATCAAGGTAATGAATGCTGAAGCCAAGGAAAACAAACCTTTCTTTAATCATATCATGACGGTGAGCAATCACAGGCCATTTACATATCCAAACAATAAAATTGATATTCCAGGTGATATTAAATCTCGTGAAGGCGGTGTAAAATATACTGATTTTGCCCTTCGAAAATTCTTTGAAATGGCGAGCAAACAACCTTGGTTCAATAATACTGTGTTTGTTATTGTGGCTGATCATTGCGCATCAAGTGCTGGAAAAACGCAACTTCCATTAGACAAGTATAGAATTCCAGCTTTCATTTATCAACCAAATCAAAAACCAGCGCAATACAATCAATTGATGTCGCAAATTGATTTAATGCCAACACTTTTTGGAATGTTGCATTTTGATTATGAAAGCAAATTTTTTGGCCAAGATGTTTTTAAAGCCGACTATAAACCAAGAGCCTTCATTGCAACTTATCAAGACTTAGGACTTATTAAGGACAATGTTTTGACTATTTTGTCGCCAAAACAAGTAGTAAAACAATACGCTTTAAAAGTAAAACCAACAGCAGGTGTTGCACCAGAATTTCAAATTATGTATGAAGAAAGTCCATTGAAAGTAGAAAAAACCGATTTGGTAAACGATGCAATTTCATTTTATCAATCAGCTTCTTATTTATTAAAAGAAAAACAATATCAGCTTAATAATTTTAAAGTAAAAAATGCCAAGCTCTACGCAACCGAAAAATTATAA
- a CDS encoding YeiH family protein translates to MKTKQQTASQLFEINQSLQKLLFAVIILLCLFSIISPPIALLLGVVLVNFFGNPFVEFNAKAITFLLQFSVVGLGFGMNASSAFSAGKEGFVLTVFSIFSTLIFGFLLGKWLKTEKKTSHLISCGTAICGGSAIAAISPVIKSNENQTSIALGVIFILNSIALFVFPFIGHQLDLSQKDFGLWCAIAIHDTSSVVGAANKYGAEALQVATTVKLARVLWIIPISLITAFVFKNKSQSVGTKIKIPYFIGFFILAMLLNSYVSSVSVFASHIVNVAKIGLTITLFLIGATLNFTTLKAVGVKPLLQGVFLWVFIAVLSLLSILYLS, encoded by the coding sequence TTGAAAACAAAACAACAAACAGCATCACAATTATTTGAAATCAATCAATCTTTGCAAAAATTACTTTTTGCAGTAATAATTCTTTTGTGCTTATTTTCGATTATTTCTCCGCCAATTGCTTTGCTATTGGGTGTTGTGCTTGTAAATTTTTTCGGAAATCCATTTGTAGAATTTAATGCCAAAGCAATCACATTTTTATTACAGTTTTCTGTAGTTGGATTGGGCTTCGGAATGAATGCTTCAAGCGCTTTTTCAGCTGGAAAAGAAGGTTTTGTATTAACTGTATTTTCAATTTTCAGCACATTAATTTTTGGTTTTCTATTGGGAAAATGGCTTAAAACCGAGAAAAAAACTTCTCATTTAATTTCATGCGGAACGGCAATATGTGGTGGAAGCGCAATTGCAGCGATTTCGCCAGTGATCAAGTCAAATGAAAATCAGACTTCTATTGCTTTAGGAGTGATTTTTATCCTAAATTCAATTGCATTATTTGTTTTTCCTTTTATTGGACATCAATTAGATTTGTCACAAAAAGACTTCGGTTTATGGTGTGCAATTGCTATTCATGATACCAGTTCTGTAGTGGGCGCAGCAAATAAATACGGCGCCGAAGCTTTGCAAGTGGCAACAACTGTAAAACTGGCCAGAGTGTTATGGATTATTCCAATTTCGTTGATTACGGCATTTGTTTTCAAGAACAAATCCCAAAGCGTCGGGACAAAAATCAAAATTCCTTATTTTATCGGTTTCTTTATTTTGGCAATGCTATTGAATTCGTATGTTTCAAGCGTTTCTGTTTTTGCATCGCATATTGTAAATGTTGCAAAAATCGGATTGACAATAACCTTGTTTTTAATTGGTGCAACTTTGAATTTTACAACGTTAAAAGCGGTAGGAGTAAAGCCTTTGCTTCAAGGTGTTTTTCTTTGGGTTTTTATAGCGGTTTTAAGTTTGCTATCCATTTTGTATTTAAGTTAA
- the fabG gene encoding 3-oxoacyl-[acyl-carrier-protein] reductase: MKLLEGKVAIITGASRGIGKGIAEVFAKHGANVAFTYSSSAASAEALEAELNSLGVKAKGYQSNAADFNEAQAFVDAVLADFGTVDILINNAGITKDNLLMRMSEADFDQVIDVNLKSVFNMTKAIQKTFLKQRAGSIINISSVVGVSGNAGQTNYAASKAGAIGFTKSVALELGSRNIRCNAIAPGFIETEMTAKLPEDVVKGWRDGIPLKRGGTTEDVANACLFLASDMSAYVTGQVLNVCGGMLT; the protein is encoded by the coding sequence ATGAAATTACTAGAAGGAAAAGTAGCAATCATTACGGGCGCTAGCCGCGGAATTGGAAAAGGAATTGCAGAAGTTTTTGCTAAACACGGCGCAAACGTAGCATTTACATATAGTTCATCTGCTGCATCTGCAGAGGCTCTTGAAGCTGAATTGAATAGTTTAGGAGTTAAAGCAAAAGGTTACCAATCAAACGCAGCCGATTTCAATGAAGCTCAAGCTTTTGTTGATGCTGTTTTGGCTGATTTTGGAACTGTTGATATTTTGATCAACAACGCCGGAATCACAAAAGATAACTTATTAATGCGTATGTCTGAAGCTGATTTTGACCAAGTTATTGATGTTAACTTGAAGTCGGTTTTTAATATGACAAAAGCGATCCAAAAAACATTTTTGAAACAACGTGCTGGTTCAATCATCAATATTAGCTCTGTTGTTGGTGTTTCTGGAAATGCAGGTCAAACTAACTACGCAGCTTCTAAAGCGGGTGCAATTGGTTTTACAAAATCTGTAGCGCTTGAATTAGGTTCTCGTAATATTCGTTGCAATGCAATCGCTCCTGGTTTCATCGAAACTGAAATGACTGCAAAATTACCTGAAGATGTAGTAAAAGGATGGAGAGACGGAATTCCGTTGAAACGTGGAGGAACTACAGAAGATGTTGCAAATGCTTGTCTTTTCTTAGCTTCAGATATGAGTGCATACGTTACAGGACAAGTTCTTAACGTTTGCGGAGGAATGCTTACATAA
- a CDS encoding LysR family transcriptional regulator — MDFRLKVFYTVALRLNFTKAATELYITQPAVSKHIQELEETYKTKLFERNGSKIALTPAGQILLKHTKDIFEIYREIDFEMSSFISERQGLLRLGASTTISQYVISPVLARFHQKQKDIKVNLLNGNTEQIENALINKEIEIGIVEGQSKNQSIKYIPFLKDELVLVCNSKNPLAKQNEISVNDLKSMKFITRERGSGTLEVIEFALKNLNLKLSDLQIEMQLGSTESIKSYLLNSDCFAFMSIHAVGNELKNKELMVLDVEGLTIERYFYIITLLGKSDPLSELFIHDISSHYNLRL; from the coding sequence ATGGATTTCAGGCTAAAAGTATTTTACACCGTTGCGCTCCGCCTTAATTTTACTAAAGCGGCGACAGAATTATATATTACACAGCCAGCTGTTTCCAAACACATTCAGGAACTCGAAGAAACCTATAAAACCAAACTTTTTGAACGAAATGGTTCTAAAATTGCCTTGACTCCAGCGGGGCAAATTCTATTAAAACATACAAAAGATATTTTTGAAATTTACCGAGAAATTGATTTTGAAATGAGTTCATTCATCAGTGAACGCCAAGGTTTATTACGACTAGGGGCGAGTACAACTATTTCACAATATGTTATTTCTCCCGTTTTGGCGCGTTTTCATCAAAAACAAAAAGATATAAAAGTCAATTTGCTGAATGGAAATACAGAACAAATTGAAAATGCTTTGATCAATAAAGAAATCGAAATTGGAATTGTAGAAGGGCAATCAAAAAATCAGTCGATTAAATATATTCCGTTTTTGAAAGATGAATTGGTTTTGGTCTGCAACAGTAAAAATCCGTTAGCAAAGCAAAACGAAATTTCAGTAAATGATTTAAAATCAATGAAATTCATAACCAGAGAACGTGGTTCAGGAACACTTGAAGTTATAGAATTTGCTTTGAAAAATTTAAATTTAAAACTTTCTGATTTGCAGATTGAAATGCAATTGGGAAGTACAGAAAGCATAAAATCATATCTCCTAAATTCAGATTGTTTTGCATTTATGTCCATTCATGCTGTTGGTAATGAATTGAAAAATAAAGAATTAATGGTTTTAGATGTGGAAGGATTAACAATCGAAAGATATTTCTATATTATTACTTTATTAGGAAAATCAGACCCGTTGTCAGAGTTGTTTATTCATGATATTTCATCTCATTATAACTTGAGGTTATAG